The following are encoded together in the Pseudoalteromonas piscicida genome:
- a CDS encoding cupin domain-containing protein, whose translation MKKINLDEKYSLFSEHWSPKVIAQMNDYQFKLVKVEGEFVWHQHDQTDEVFIVIAGELNIAFRDDVVTLCAGEMIVIPKGVEHKPFAEHECQVMIVEPCGVVNTGDVGGTLTADNDVWI comes from the coding sequence GTGAAGAAGATTAATCTTGACGAAAAGTATTCGTTATTTTCTGAGCACTGGTCGCCAAAAGTCATCGCTCAGATGAATGATTATCAATTTAAACTTGTAAAAGTCGAAGGCGAATTTGTTTGGCACCAGCATGACCAGACGGATGAGGTTTTTATCGTGATAGCAGGAGAGCTTAATATTGCATTTCGTGATGACGTAGTAACCTTGTGCGCAGGTGAAATGATTGTAATACCTAAAGGTGTAGAGCATAAGCCATTTGCTGAGCATGAGTGCCAAGTTATGATTGTTGAGCCATGTGGTGTGGTAAATACCGGTGATGTTGGTGGTACACTGACCGCAGATAATGATGTATGGATTTAA
- a CDS encoding alkaline phosphatase D family protein produces the protein MDVQRLTVGPIVGYTSGDQVRIFGRAELSIADHRPRKAHGVIRYKKRSNAKYSSPVYFKMNPNFDLTGVIVIPNLDSNTKYEYQVGWFFSDLDTNEINVKKILNWQNIESHQFKTASTNNTAKRNIVFGSCRYALRLFGGMWWDDRGDRTFRSILAQIDEGKEVDQVIMCGDQIYADDLNFVGADTCVDEFNSRYRVALNTPYIRKLMSCTPTYMILDDHEIEDNWPSSANKKDWVTKFPAAIHAYTTYQASHSPLFSLKNNRITGTPTHLWYSYQDGCCDFFICDTRTERDISHTNKEIIGPRQMTELLSWLNNGNGQVKVIVTSVPPYESESEDKWHGFINQRDEIFECIKSQQIPKVLFLSGDVHACMASQVKINNDIKVTSIVSSAFFWPYPHPNRKGFKLSGVLDTTTANEYKVENASDVYPEDAFTRLCISTDKVKVEFYSRKGKKLGSTSYQF, from the coding sequence ATGGACGTTCAGCGCCTTACGGTTGGTCCAATCGTCGGTTACACTTCAGGAGATCAGGTTCGCATTTTTGGTCGAGCCGAGTTATCAATCGCTGACCACAGACCAAGAAAAGCACACGGTGTCATTAGGTATAAAAAGCGCTCTAATGCGAAATACTCCTCCCCAGTATATTTTAAGATGAATCCAAACTTTGACCTCACAGGTGTAATAGTAATACCCAACCTTGATTCTAATACCAAATATGAATATCAAGTTGGGTGGTTTTTTTCCGATCTAGATACAAACGAAATTAATGTTAAGAAGATCCTTAATTGGCAAAATATAGAATCTCACCAATTTAAAACAGCCTCAACCAACAATACAGCTAAAAGAAATATTGTTTTTGGCTCTTGTCGATACGCTTTACGCCTATTTGGAGGTATGTGGTGGGACGACAGAGGCGACAGGACATTCCGCTCTATATTAGCGCAAATAGACGAAGGCAAAGAAGTCGATCAGGTTATCATGTGTGGCGACCAAATTTATGCCGATGACCTCAACTTTGTTGGTGCTGATACTTGTGTCGATGAATTTAATAGCAGGTATCGCGTAGCATTAAACACTCCATATATACGTAAACTAATGTCTTGCACTCCGACCTATATGATACTTGATGATCACGAGATAGAAGATAACTGGCCGTCATCAGCCAACAAAAAGGATTGGGTCACAAAGTTTCCTGCAGCAATACACGCATATACAACCTATCAAGCTAGCCACAGTCCACTTTTTTCTTTAAAAAATAATAGAATTACGGGAACGCCAACTCACCTTTGGTATAGCTACCAAGATGGTTGCTGTGACTTTTTTATATGTGACACTCGTACAGAAAGAGATATTTCACATACCAACAAAGAAATTATAGGTCCTAGGCAAATGACCGAGCTGCTCAGCTGGTTGAACAATGGAAATGGTCAGGTAAAAGTCATTGTAACTAGTGTTCCTCCCTATGAGTCTGAATCAGAGGATAAGTGGCATGGATTTATCAATCAAAGAGATGAAATTTTCGAATGCATAAAAAGCCAGCAAATTCCTAAGGTGCTGTTTCTTTCGGGAGATGTCCACGCCTGTATGGCATCTCAAGTAAAAATCAATAATGACATTAAAGTTACCTCAATCGTTTCCTCTGCATTTTTCTGGCCATACCCTCATCCAAATCGAAAAGGCTTTAAGCTCAGTGGCGTGTTGGATACCACTACGGCCAATGAATACAAAGTAGAAAACGCTAGTGATGTCTACCCTGAAGATGCCTTTACACGTCTTTGCATTTCTACAGACAAGGTAAAAGTTGAGTTTTACTCTAGGAAAGGAAAAAAATTGGGCAGCACAAGCTATCAATTTTGA
- a CDS encoding YaiI/YqxD family protein: MVKQIWVDADACPVVIKEMLFRAAVRTSTTVTLVANQYLKTPPSPFIQKLQVPKGFDIADNEIVKRVNEGDLVITGDIPLADEVIEKKCTALNTRGELLTKENIKSRLNIRDFMDTMRASGVQTQGPPPLSQADKQNFANQLDTWITRNTKG; encoded by the coding sequence ATGGTAAAACAAATATGGGTAGATGCCGATGCCTGCCCCGTGGTGATAAAAGAAATGCTGTTTCGCGCTGCGGTGCGTACTTCTACCACGGTTACATTGGTTGCAAATCAATATCTAAAGACGCCTCCGTCTCCTTTTATTCAAAAGCTTCAGGTCCCAAAGGGATTTGATATTGCGGATAATGAAATCGTGAAGCGCGTTAATGAAGGTGATTTGGTTATTACTGGCGATATTCCACTGGCAGATGAAGTCATTGAGAAAAAGTGCACGGCACTCAATACGCGCGGTGAATTACTGACGAAAGAAAACATAAAATCTCGCTTAAATATTCGTGACTTTATGGACACGATGCGTGCCAGCGGCGTACAAACTCAAGGGCCACCGCCTTTGTCTCAAGCTGATAAGCAAAACTTTGCCAATCAATTGGATACTTGGATCACCAGAAACACAAAGGGGTAG
- a CDS encoding ACT domain-containing protein translates to MTSISDLSQLLKDISPTLDETPYVFCTVQKSLAECVIFDPIATFMECEGLTLVVTKQIADEHGLDYSCVMNKITLQVHSSLEAVGLTAAFSNALKNVDISANVIAGFYHDHIFVPVNDAKRAVHAIQTLAK, encoded by the coding sequence ATGACGAGTATTAGCGATTTATCTCAATTATTAAAAGACATTTCACCGACGCTTGATGAAACACCTTATGTATTTTGTACAGTGCAAAAAAGCCTTGCTGAGTGCGTGATTTTCGATCCAATTGCGACCTTTATGGAGTGCGAGGGGTTAACGCTGGTAGTCACCAAGCAAATAGCAGACGAACATGGATTGGATTACAGCTGTGTGATGAATAAAATTACCTTGCAAGTGCATTCGAGCTTAGAAGCCGTGGGGTTAACTGCTGCATTTTCTAATGCACTGAAAAATGTTGATATTAGCGCGAATGTAATTGCAGGCTTCTATCATGATCATATTTTCGTACCCGTAAATGATGCTAAGCGGGCGGTACACGCGATACAAACGTTGGCAAAATGA
- a CDS encoding phytanoyl-CoA dioxygenase family protein produces the protein MCDVNLALTLYHLSTLKKIWLQANNTFTNKQQETPVEFELYKATFDILGLSLTQAHQLQFQHAHDYDSFIDAIVTIAQPSNEKIALLKHVTCHLPCPDSYQEKLAAVQNMPNVLTEDDLKCWKDNGYVIVKNAVSAEGCANARNAIRDYLEIELADPKTWYKVNQEKMSRSMVHLVQHKALEDNRNSMRIHKAFSQLWQSEQLIVSADQCGFNPPETAQCSFQGPDLHWDLDFSKQLKFGTQGILYLSDTEAEQGATTVVPGFHTKLESWLATAPWDPCTPNTEYLHQLGSKPIAANAGDMVIWHQFLPHGGSANKANAPRIVQYINMNPFPEV, from the coding sequence ATGTGTGATGTAAACCTTGCTCTAACGCTTTATCATTTATCTACACTCAAGAAAATCTGGCTTCAGGCCAACAACACTTTTACCAATAAACAGCAGGAAACGCCGGTTGAGTTCGAGTTATATAAAGCGACTTTTGACATACTAGGCCTAAGTCTCACTCAAGCACATCAGCTACAGTTTCAACATGCTCATGATTACGATAGTTTTATTGATGCGATTGTCACAATTGCTCAGCCGAGTAATGAAAAAATAGCACTGCTAAAACATGTCACCTGTCATTTGCCTTGTCCCGACAGTTATCAAGAAAAACTAGCTGCTGTTCAGAATATGCCAAATGTACTCACTGAAGACGATCTGAAGTGTTGGAAAGACAACGGCTATGTCATCGTTAAAAATGCAGTGAGTGCTGAAGGCTGTGCCAATGCGAGAAACGCCATCCGAGACTATTTGGAGATTGAGTTAGCAGACCCAAAGACGTGGTATAAGGTTAACCAAGAAAAAATGAGTCGCAGTATGGTGCATTTGGTACAACATAAAGCACTGGAAGACAATCGGAATTCAATGAGAATTCATAAGGCCTTTAGCCAGTTATGGCAAAGCGAACAACTGATAGTTTCAGCCGATCAGTGTGGTTTCAACCCGCCTGAAACTGCGCAATGTAGCTTTCAAGGTCCTGACCTACATTGGGATTTAGATTTCTCTAAGCAACTCAAGTTTGGCACGCAAGGGATTTTGTATCTATCTGATACTGAAGCAGAACAAGGCGCAACAACGGTTGTGCCAGGATTTCATACAAAATTAGAGTCGTGGCTTGCAACTGCCCCGTGGGATCCATGTACACCAAACACTGAGTACTTACATCAATTGGGTTCCAAACCAATTGCAGCCAATGCGGGAGATATGGTGATTTGGCATCAATTTTTACCCCATGGTGGCAGTGCGAATAAAGCAAACGCACCTCGCATAGTGCAGTATATTAATATGAATCCATTCCCAGAGGTTTAG
- a CDS encoding GNAT family N-acetyltransferase, whose product MEIEITQGWDMEHAQVAAELYVDAFGSKFKAAVPDRNKLITIIAKSFISEYSFAAFADGKLVGIAGFQYGKSGFTSNMGFTGLIDELGLLGGIKAAMVFTLFERKPAPNEVVMDGIAVAKSVRGQGVGTALLVALQRYTKQSGFHALRLDVIDSNPQAKKLYMRMGFVASHHEDFSYLNWLIGFSGATTMLWRP is encoded by the coding sequence ATGGAAATAGAAATAACACAAGGATGGGACATGGAGCATGCACAAGTGGCTGCTGAGCTTTATGTTGACGCGTTTGGTAGCAAATTCAAAGCCGCAGTGCCGGATCGCAATAAGCTGATCACTATTATCGCGAAGAGCTTTATTTCAGAATACTCTTTTGCTGCCTTTGCAGACGGCAAGTTAGTGGGGATTGCGGGCTTTCAATATGGCAAAAGCGGTTTTACATCGAATATGGGCTTTACTGGACTCATTGATGAATTAGGCTTATTGGGTGGCATTAAAGCCGCAATGGTGTTTACCCTATTTGAGCGAAAGCCTGCGCCCAATGAAGTAGTGATGGACGGCATCGCTGTTGCAAAATCGGTCAGAGGACAAGGTGTTGGCACTGCGCTTTTAGTGGCGCTGCAGCGTTATACCAAACAAAGCGGGTTTCACGCTTTACGACTTGATGTGATTGATTCTAATCCTCAAGCAAAAAAGCTTTATATGAGAATGGGCTTTGTTGCCTCCCATCACGAAGATTTTTCTTATCTCAATTGGTTAATCGGTTTTAGCGGGGCGACAACGATGTTGTGGCGTCCGTAA
- a CDS encoding AraC family transcriptional regulator, with protein MSTDLTLELINPTGEIANYVQAIWFARSHKRGETWLPSDGATGFIFPLTGLVAIDGEVLTHSVYMQSTATQSTKISYSATAQFCGVRFHPGGFAHLQHVQHPLTLPEELTTLAKKLQDRSDFLTFKSLLTPSLNTLVPHQSSTYYTQKLVKLLTAYVPLNEAYNQAPLSARQLERNMKQLCGITPKQLERIYRVRHAKKRLQANPRLALSQIAQECGYSDQSHFIREFGTILKITPAKYRKLIECPLNNKNGT; from the coding sequence ATGAGCACAGATCTAACGCTTGAATTGATAAACCCAACAGGTGAAATCGCTAACTATGTGCAAGCTATCTGGTTTGCACGATCACACAAGCGCGGAGAAACTTGGCTTCCAAGCGACGGGGCAACTGGATTTATTTTCCCCTTAACAGGACTTGTAGCAATTGATGGAGAGGTATTAACACATTCAGTTTATATGCAGTCTACCGCCACTCAATCTACAAAGATCAGCTACTCCGCAACGGCACAGTTTTGCGGTGTGCGCTTTCACCCAGGCGGATTCGCACATTTACAGCATGTTCAACACCCACTTACATTGCCAGAAGAGCTAACTACACTTGCAAAAAAGCTGCAGGACAGATCCGATTTTCTCACGTTCAAATCGTTACTTACGCCCAGTTTAAATACGCTTGTACCACATCAAAGCTCCACATATTACACTCAAAAGCTCGTTAAACTACTCACTGCGTATGTGCCACTAAATGAGGCTTATAATCAAGCTCCTTTAAGTGCCAGACAACTGGAAAGAAATATGAAACAGCTATGTGGTATCACTCCAAAACAGCTAGAGCGAATTTATCGTGTCAGACATGCCAAAAAAAGGCTACAAGCAAATCCGAGACTCGCACTCTCTCAAATAGCACAAGAATGTGGATACTCAGATCAGTCACACTTTATCAGAGAGTTTGGCACTATATTAAAGATCACTCCCGCAAAGTATAGAAAGCTTATTGAGTGTCCGCTCAATAATAAAAATGGAACATAA
- a CDS encoding PhzF family phenazine biosynthesis protein, producing MQVEYFVVDAFTRKRFGGNNAAIIEVENWFSDALMQQIAIENNLSETAFLKPVGNNHYEIRWFSPITEIDFCGHATLGAAYVLFNHKGKSGEIKFQTQEVGTLRVKQVADGRIVMEFPNLAPELAEAPDALLQGLNVTPTRILKNRQAYFVIVETEQQVRSCEYDSDKLKILAPFDVVVTAKGDDVDFVSRYFWPANGGDEDPVTGSIHAGLAPYWAKALNKQKLHAHQASKRGGELFCEVTDTNVMVSGFGVLYAKGIFEIDDE from the coding sequence ATGCAAGTTGAGTATTTTGTGGTTGACGCATTTACGCGTAAACGTTTTGGCGGCAATAATGCTGCAATCATTGAGGTTGAAAATTGGTTTAGCGACGCCCTAATGCAGCAGATAGCCATCGAAAATAACCTTTCCGAAACCGCCTTTTTGAAGCCAGTTGGTAACAATCATTATGAGATCCGGTGGTTTTCTCCAATTACTGAAATTGACTTTTGTGGTCATGCGACGCTTGGTGCTGCGTATGTGCTTTTTAATCACAAGGGAAAATCAGGTGAGATAAAATTTCAAACCCAAGAAGTCGGGACACTTAGGGTTAAGCAAGTGGCTGATGGTCGTATTGTGATGGAATTTCCGAACTTGGCCCCTGAGTTAGCTGAAGCCCCCGATGCACTACTCCAAGGGCTTAACGTAACACCGACGCGGATACTTAAAAATCGCCAAGCGTATTTTGTGATTGTTGAGACTGAGCAGCAAGTACGCAGCTGTGAGTACGACAGCGATAAACTGAAAATCCTTGCGCCTTTTGATGTGGTGGTGACAGCCAAAGGCGATGACGTTGACTTTGTGTCGCGCTACTTTTGGCCCGCCAATGGGGGCGATGAAGATCCGGTTACCGGTTCAATTCATGCCGGGTTAGCGCCATACTGGGCAAAAGCGCTAAACAAACAGAAACTTCATGCACATCAGGCTTCAAAACGTGGCGGTGAGCTGTTTTGTGAAGTGACGGATACGAATGTCATGGTATCTGGGTTTGGTGTACTTTACGCAAAAGGGATATTCGAAATTGATGACGAATAA
- a CDS encoding DUF3291 domain-containing protein: MQLAQLNIATAKYQMDAPEIQYFVESLDRINLLAEQSSGFIWRLKDETGNATEIKAFDDPNIIVNMSVWQSEQALKDFMFKTAHKEFLARKKEWFHRAEQETYVLWWVEDGHIPTLDEAKERLDYLRRFGDSAYAFTFRNSFTELDVREREAREED; encoded by the coding sequence ATGCAATTAGCACAACTCAATATAGCCACCGCTAAATACCAAATGGATGCGCCAGAAATTCAATACTTTGTAGAAAGTTTAGACCGTATTAATTTACTCGCAGAGCAAAGCTCAGGCTTCATTTGGCGCTTAAAAGATGAAACGGGTAATGCAACAGAGATTAAGGCGTTTGATGATCCAAATATTATCGTGAACATGTCCGTATGGCAGTCAGAGCAAGCGCTAAAAGATTTTATGTTTAAAACCGCGCATAAAGAGTTTTTGGCTCGCAAAAAGGAATGGTTTCACCGCGCCGAACAGGAAACCTACGTATTGTGGTGGGTTGAAGATGGCCATATCCCGACATTAGATGAGGCCAAAGAAAGACTCGATTACCTGCGGCGTTTTGGAGATTCGGCTTATGCCTTTACGTTTAGAAATAGTTTCACCGAACTGGATGTAAGAGAGAGGGAAGCTCGTGAAGAAGATTAA
- a CDS encoding GFA family protein: MVYKASCLCKSVQVEIRGPISDIIHCHCSLCRKSTGTAYATNGFVMRSDFVILSGEETLNIFEFKPGRKRHFCKHCASPIFSSNESDPKRVRLRLGILDSDVKERPISHNFVSSKANWEDLDAPLPRYDAFEPSRDLSTISGGNV; encoded by the coding sequence ATGGTTTACAAGGCGAGTTGTTTGTGTAAATCGGTTCAAGTTGAGATCCGTGGGCCAATCAGCGATATCATTCATTGTCATTGCTCGTTGTGTCGCAAATCTACGGGCACGGCTTATGCGACCAATGGCTTTGTGATGCGGAGTGATTTTGTGATTCTAAGCGGCGAAGAGACACTAAACATCTTCGAGTTTAAACCTGGAAGGAAGCGCCACTTTTGCAAACATTGTGCAAGTCCAATATTTAGCTCTAACGAAAGCGATCCAAAGCGGGTGAGATTAAGGCTTGGTATTTTGGACTCGGATGTCAAAGAGCGGCCAATATCACATAATTTTGTCTCATCAAAAGCCAACTGGGAGGACCTAGATGCGCCGCTTCCTCGTTACGATGCATTTGAACCTAGCCGCGATTTATCAACAATATCGGGAGGCAATGTATGA
- a CDS encoding carboxymuconolactone decarboxylase family protein, giving the protein MKRADYFNQAPELIQHLLDQEELLKQQAHATFGVVIWELVKLRASQVNQCAFCIAMHTKQALEYGETTNRIIGLSAWRDMPFYTNKEKLALALCEKLTSAQMIDDAFYQTLNVEFDDKALATLTIAINAINSWNRIVKMFKPNVEFNEHRSNA; this is encoded by the coding sequence ATGAAAAGAGCAGACTACTTCAATCAGGCACCTGAGCTTATTCAGCACTTATTGGACCAAGAGGAATTATTAAAACAGCAGGCCCATGCAACTTTTGGAGTCGTTATCTGGGAGCTTGTTAAACTTAGAGCATCACAAGTCAATCAATGTGCTTTTTGTATTGCAATGCACACTAAACAGGCACTAGAGTATGGTGAAACCACTAATCGTATTATTGGGTTAAGTGCGTGGCGAGACATGCCGTTTTACACCAATAAAGAAAAACTAGCATTAGCGCTTTGTGAAAAGCTGACGAGCGCACAAATGATTGACGACGCTTTTTATCAAACACTTAATGTAGAATTTGATGACAAGGCTTTGGCTACCTTAACAATCGCTATTAATGCCATCAACAGCTGGAATCGGATCGTGAAAATGTTTAAGCCCAATGTAGAGTTCAATGAGCACAGATCTAACGCTTGA
- a CDS encoding class I SAM-dependent methyltransferase: MTAINPVSTLLNHLQTQAVPNELRRLFHGRGRCYEGLEQITVDWLQGQLLVSLFKEHDIDFIASLKQALLSLVETEAFNGKLSAILLQHRYLPDSDLEILYGELTAMPIVEENGLKYGLKLGVKQNMGLFLDMRLGREFVKAQSAGARVLNLFSYTCGFSVAAIAGGAAHVVNLDMAKAALKQGRVNHQLNEHDLSKVSFLGHDLFKSWGKVRKYGPYDLIVIDPPSFQKGSFALTKDYQRILRKLPELLTPNAQVLACVNSPDVSSQFLIDEMTREAPTLRFVERLQNPPEFKDIDEQSSLKCLRFKVD; encoded by the coding sequence ATGACAGCAATAAATCCTGTATCGACCCTACTTAATCATCTGCAAACCCAAGCGGTACCAAACGAGCTTAGGCGTCTATTTCACGGACGTGGACGTTGCTATGAAGGGCTTGAACAAATCACAGTAGATTGGTTACAAGGTCAGCTCTTAGTCTCTTTGTTCAAGGAGCACGACATTGACTTTATAGCGTCGTTAAAACAGGCATTATTATCACTTGTGGAGACAGAAGCATTTAACGGAAAACTCTCTGCTATTTTGCTGCAACATCGTTATTTGCCTGACTCAGATCTCGAGATCTTGTATGGTGAATTAACTGCTATGCCTATCGTTGAAGAAAATGGACTTAAATATGGCTTAAAGCTTGGTGTGAAGCAGAACATGGGACTGTTTTTAGATATGCGTTTGGGTCGTGAGTTTGTTAAAGCTCAGTCTGCTGGGGCTCGGGTACTTAATCTGTTTTCTTATACTTGTGGGTTTTCCGTCGCGGCAATTGCGGGCGGTGCTGCCCATGTTGTGAATCTAGATATGGCAAAAGCGGCGCTCAAGCAAGGCCGAGTCAACCACCAACTCAATGAACACGACCTCAGCAAGGTGTCTTTTTTAGGCCATGATTTGTTTAAATCTTGGGGAAAAGTACGTAAATATGGGCCGTACGACCTTATCGTAATTGATCCGCCAAGCTTTCAAAAAGGCAGCTTTGCACTGACCAAAGACTATCAACGTATTTTAAGAAAGCTTCCTGAGTTACTTACGCCAAATGCCCAAGTGTTGGCGTGTGTGAATTCTCCCGATGTTTCAAGCCAATTCCTCATTGATGAAATGACCAGAGAGGCACCAACGCTCAGGTTTGTTGAACGTTTACAAAACCCACCTGAATTTAAAGACATTGATGAGCAAAGCAGCCTCAAGTGTTTACGGTTTAAAGTAGATTAA
- a CDS encoding DUF6500 family protein has protein sequence MRTALRSNIIAVCDKKIAQKGDNVGVSFYAFFTNKNTDPALLMEAATWWIQTHELDHFEKALKIKTMVESGK, from the coding sequence ATGCGCACGGCACTTAGAAGTAACATAATAGCAGTATGTGATAAAAAAATTGCACAAAAAGGGGATAATGTTGGCGTGTCGTTTTACGCTTTTTTTACCAATAAAAACACAGATCCTGCACTACTCATGGAAGCGGCAACTTGGTGGATACAAACTCACGAATTAGACCACTTCGAAAAGGCGTTAAAGATAAAAACGATGGTTGAAAGTGGAAAATAG
- a CDS encoding GNAT family N-acetyltransferase: MTNNIRFIKAKDSDFDYLVALRKATMVPHLENAGLFLTEAEHKARVLYELSSSHLIYVNEKRVGLAKFKQREHDYYLFQLQIEPQQQGKGLGAQVIKSLIETHSKLPWILTVLKANPAKRLYEKLGFVQFDEDEYEFHYRREPNP, encoded by the coding sequence ATGACGAATAATATTCGCTTTATAAAAGCAAAAGATAGTGACTTTGATTATCTAGTGGCGCTGCGTAAAGCCACTATGGTACCGCATTTAGAAAATGCAGGACTGTTTTTGACTGAGGCAGAACATAAAGCCCGAGTATTATACGAGCTCTCTAGCTCACATTTGATATACGTGAATGAAAAGCGTGTTGGCTTGGCTAAGTTTAAGCAACGTGAACATGACTATTACCTCTTTCAGCTGCAAATAGAACCGCAGCAACAAGGCAAGGGGCTTGGTGCTCAAGTCATTAAAAGCTTGATAGAAACCCACTCGAAATTGCCTTGGATATTGACCGTGCTAAAAGCGAATCCCGCGAAGCGTTTATACGAAAAGTTAGGATTTGTGCAGTTTGATGAGGATGAATATGAGTTTCATTATAGGCGTGAACCTAATCCCTAA
- a CDS encoding DUF418 domain-containing protein produces MKDSRAAWVMPMTSAEKNRINSLDFIRGVAILCILLINIESFAYPNPWGSYQYGFMADIDSEVRYWVYVFAQGKFYGLLAMLFGAGLTIILQKQPLEFAIKLSAARLVALFILGLVHAYCIWSGDILYHYAMIGMIAVTIILLGTRTIKTSIVICLAFMLVAGFGRAERTIAQYDAYQAALNVDEASRTRDQQKAINRWQNKTEPRTPTHRTLEETPSLIEYWQDNFDSPQVHKGKLFYSGIFWSTLMMMLIGSQLFQWGLFSKTKLSPLAVVALLCLIAVSCYATQARYFHWLQSSHIPVLSYAKQMVIVLNRELQAIVYLILLSLLYNRWLHRFKFLEAINQVGRFALSNYIGQSLLLVVIFYGFGLHNTLSRSELLLLWLVIMAGQLLLNVIYGRFYKVGPVERVWRKLMIKLHA; encoded by the coding sequence ATGAAGGACAGTCGGGCAGCATGGGTAATGCCGATGACTAGTGCTGAAAAAAATCGCATTAACAGCCTCGACTTTATTCGCGGGGTAGCAATCCTATGTATTTTACTTATCAACATCGAAAGCTTTGCCTATCCCAATCCATGGGGAAGTTACCAATATGGCTTTATGGCGGATATAGACAGTGAAGTAAGGTACTGGGTTTACGTGTTTGCTCAGGGCAAATTTTACGGACTGCTGGCGATGTTATTTGGTGCTGGTCTTACCATTATTCTTCAAAAACAGCCGCTTGAATTTGCTATTAAATTAAGTGCGGCGAGACTAGTGGCTTTATTTATACTCGGCCTTGTTCATGCTTATTGCATTTGGAGTGGCGACATTCTCTATCACTATGCCATGATTGGAATGATTGCCGTCACCATCATATTACTTGGCACTCGGACCATCAAAACCAGCATAGTAATTTGTTTGGCGTTTATGTTAGTTGCAGGTTTTGGCAGAGCAGAGCGCACTATCGCCCAATACGATGCTTACCAAGCAGCACTCAATGTGGACGAAGCGTCTCGCACACGAGACCAGCAAAAAGCGATTAACCGATGGCAGAATAAAACCGAACCAAGGACACCTACCCATCGTACTTTGGAAGAAACGCCAAGCTTAATTGAGTACTGGCAGGATAACTTTGACAGCCCACAGGTACATAAAGGTAAGTTGTTTTATTCCGGTATTTTTTGGTCTACGTTAATGATGATGTTGATAGGTTCGCAGTTGTTTCAATGGGGATTGTTCTCAAAGACTAAGCTTAGCCCACTCGCGGTTGTGGCCCTGCTTTGCTTGATTGCGGTGTCGTGTTATGCCACTCAAGCTCGTTATTTTCATTGGCTGCAAAGTTCACATATCCCAGTGTTGTCTTACGCTAAACAAATGGTCATCGTACTTAACCGGGAGCTGCAAGCGATTGTTTACTTGATTTTGTTATCTTTGCTATATAACCGTTGGTTGCATCGGTTCAAATTCCTTGAGGCGATAAATCAAGTAGGTCGATTTGCACTGAGCAATTACATTGGACAGTCTTTGTTATTGGTGGTGATATTTTATGGCTTTGGATTACATAATACGCTAAGTCGCAGTGAGCTTTTGCTCTTATGGCTTGTTATTATGGCAGGGCAGCTGCTATTAAATGTGATTTACGGGCGATTCTATAAGGTGGGGCCCGTTGAACGAGTATGGCGTAAACTAATGATTAAGTTACATGCATAA